From Amyelois transitella isolate CPQ chromosome 4, ilAmyTran1.1, whole genome shotgun sequence, one genomic window encodes:
- the LOC106137023 gene encoding cyclin-C, protein MAGNFWQSSHHQQWILDKQDLIRDRQHDMNILSEEEYQKIFNFFASMIQVLGEQLKVRQQVIATATVYFKRFYARNSLMCIDPLLLAPTCVFLASKVEEFGVISNSRLITTSQTVIKNKFSYAYGQQEFPYRSNHILECEFYLLENLDCCLIVYQPYRPLLLFVQDIGQDDQLLTYAWRVVNDSLRTDVSLLYPPYQIAIAALHIACVMLGKENLKPWFAELNVDMDKIQEIVRYIINLYEMWKSYDEKKEIQGLLTKMPKPKPAPQR, encoded by the exons atggcaGGAAATTTTTGGCAAAGCTCCCATCACCAACAATGGATATTAGATAAGCAAGATCTAATTAGAGATCGACAGCACGACATGAACATTTTATCAGAAGAAGAATATcagaaaatattcaattttttcgCCAGTATGATTCAAGTACTGGGCGAACAACTGAAGGTCCGGCAGCAGGTTATTGCAACAGCAACAGTTTACTTCAAGAGATTTTATGCTAGAAATTCTCTAATGTGCATAGACCCTTTGTTACTGGCTCCAACATGTGTGTTTCTTGCGTCaaaagttgaagagtttggCGTGATTTCTAATTCTAGATTGATTACAACTAGTCAAAcagttattaaaaacaaatttagcTATGCATATGGTCAACAAGAATTTCCATACAGAAGCAATCATATACTTGAATGTGAATTTTATCTTTTGGAGAATCTGGACTGTTGCCTTATAGTTTATCAGCCTTACCGACCGCTGTTGCTGTTTGTTCAAGATATCGGACAAGATGATCAACTTCTTACATATGCATGGAGGGTTGTGAATGACTCCCTGCGAACAGATGTCAGCTTATTATACCCGCCATATCAG ATTGCAATAGCTGCTCTTCATATTGCATGTGTGATGTTGGGGAAAGAAAACTTGAAGCCATGGTTTGCAGAATTAAATGTTGACATGGACAAG aTTCAAGAGATTGTGAGGTACATAAtcaatttatatgaaatgtGGAAAAGTTATGACGAGAAGAAGGAAATACAGGGTTTGCTCACAAAGATGCCTAAACCAAAGCCTGCACCCCAAAGATAG